A genomic region of Fodinisporobacter ferrooxydans contains the following coding sequences:
- a CDS encoding carbohydrate ABC transporter permease gives MADVAAVSDKGVHQDTVLNTKRKRKKSIQSPFWLNLMYLPVLLLFCVFIFYPFLKGIRLSFTNWDGYSPTFDWVGISNYIRMLHDPNIGIVVKNTLIYGVGSTLFQNIVGLLYALLLNKSIRGRGIVRTIVYLPVIVSPLIMGYIWYFFFQYNSGALNDVIGLFGHAKINLLANPQLNVWIITFVNTYQYLGIAMVIYLAGLQSIPKDYYEAAELDGATPLAKFFHVTWPLLMPSVTINVVLNLIGGLKLFDVITALTNGGPGYASQSLSTMMYKLYFAEQDAGYAATLGNLMFVMITVISVTALMYLRRKEVEQ, from the coding sequence ATGGCAGATGTCGCTGCTGTTTCTGACAAAGGGGTACATCAAGACACCGTACTGAACACGAAGAGAAAACGAAAGAAAAGCATACAGTCGCCCTTCTGGTTAAATTTGATGTATCTCCCCGTCTTGCTTCTGTTTTGTGTTTTTATCTTTTATCCCTTTCTCAAAGGGATCCGCCTATCCTTTACGAACTGGGATGGATATTCGCCGACATTTGATTGGGTCGGCATAAGCAATTATATACGGATGTTGCATGATCCGAACATCGGGATTGTTGTTAAAAATACACTGATTTACGGAGTTGGCAGTACACTGTTCCAAAATATTGTCGGTCTTCTGTACGCATTGTTGTTAAACAAAAGCATCCGCGGACGGGGAATTGTGCGGACGATCGTGTATTTGCCGGTGATCGTGAGTCCGTTGATCATGGGCTATATCTGGTATTTTTTCTTCCAATACAATAGCGGTGCACTCAATGATGTGATTGGATTGTTTGGCCATGCGAAAATAAATCTGTTGGCAAATCCGCAATTAAATGTCTGGATTATCACGTTTGTCAATACGTATCAGTATTTGGGAATTGCCATGGTGATTTATCTGGCCGGCTTGCAGTCGATTCCGAAAGATTATTATGAGGCGGCAGAATTGGATGGCGCCACGCCGCTAGCGAAATTTTTTCACGTTACATGGCCATTGTTGATGCCATCTGTCACGATCAATGTGGTGCTAAATTTGATCGGCGGACTGAAGTTGTTCGATGTGATCACCGCTTTGACAAATGGCGGTCCAGGATATGCATCCCAATCTTTGTCCACGATGATGTATAAACTGTACTTTGCAGAGCAGGATGCCGGATACGCGGCGACGCTTGGAAATCTCATGTTCGTAATGATCACCGTTATCAGCGTCACTGCACTTATGTATTTGCGCCGCAAGGAGGTAGAGCAATGA
- a CDS encoding carbohydrate ABC transporter permease: MNNRAMKKNALFLLMIVIAVVHILPFYLLLTTSFKPESDTSSKWLWPHALYFGNFTNAWKHAHLGTAIVNNVIITGIAVTLVVFLGCLASYPLARFKTRLNKFMYTVFVATMIVPPLTILVPLYKFVAGMGGMNTYWAIILLHVTFNLPMAIFLFTGFISTIPKELDEAAMIDGTSRIGLFFRIIMPLLKPITATVIILTGVTIWNDYQFSLFFLQSSDSQTITVALSSFFSQYVNNIGWVAAGSFMGALPIIALYLFLQKYFISGLSSGAVKG, encoded by the coding sequence ATGAATAATCGGGCAATGAAAAAGAATGCTTTGTTTCTACTCATGATTGTAATTGCCGTTGTGCATATACTTCCGTTCTATTTGTTGCTTACTACTTCGTTTAAACCGGAGAGCGACACAAGTTCGAAGTGGCTGTGGCCGCATGCTTTGTATTTCGGCAATTTCACAAACGCATGGAAGCATGCTCATTTAGGAACAGCCATTGTGAATAATGTGATTATTACCGGGATTGCGGTTACATTGGTGGTATTCCTCGGCTGTTTGGCAAGCTATCCGTTGGCGCGCTTTAAAACACGATTGAACAAGTTCATGTACACCGTATTTGTAGCAACGATGATTGTGCCGCCGCTGACAATCCTTGTTCCATTATATAAATTTGTTGCCGGTATGGGCGGCATGAATACATATTGGGCGATCATCTTGCTGCACGTCACATTTAACCTGCCGATGGCTATTTTCTTGTTTACCGGATTTATCAGCACAATTCCGAAGGAACTCGATGAAGCGGCAATGATTGACGGCACAAGCAGGATTGGTTTGTTTTTCCGCATTATCATGCCGTTATTAAAACCGATCACCGCAACCGTCATTATTTTGACGGGCGTGACGATTTGGAACGACTATCAATTTTCGCTGTTTTTTCTGCAAAGTTCCGACTCGCAAACGATTACGGTTGCGTTGTCTTCTTTCTTCTCACAATATGTGAACAATATCGGTTGGGTCGCTGCCGGTTCGTTTATGGGCGCATTGCCGATTATCGCATTGTATTTGTTTTTGCAAAAGTATTTTATCAGCGGGTTATCTTCTGGAGCGGTAAAAGGGTAG
- a CDS encoding alpha-glucosidase/alpha-galactosidase, translating into MPKIAFLGAGSTVFAKNVLGDCMLTPSLQESEFALYDIDLERLKDSENMLLNLKESTGSGVRVKAYTDRKEALRGAKYVINAIQVGGYEPCTVTDFEIPKKYGLRQTIADTLGIGGIFRSLRTIPVMLDFARDMQEVCPDAWFLNYTNPMAVLTGTMLRYGGIKTVGLCHSVQVCAPRLLAGLDIPDDTIQWKIAGINHMAWLLEITRNGEDLYPEIKRRAAEKQKQKHDDMVRYEMMFRFGYYVTESSEHNAEYLPYFIKNNYPELIDRFNIPLDEYPRRCVNQIERWKTMRADLVNNKNLEHKRTHEYASYILEAMETDRPFKIGGNVLNTGRLISNLPEKACVEVPCLVDRSGITPTYVGNLPEQLAGLNRTNINTQLLTIEAAITGKKEHIYHAAMLDPHTSAELSIDDIVALCDDLIEAHGDWLPKFQ; encoded by the coding sequence ATGCCGAAAATTGCGTTTTTGGGAGCTGGAAGCACGGTTTTTGCGAAGAATGTGTTGGGAGATTGCATGTTGACACCGAGTCTGCAGGAGTCTGAGTTTGCTCTTTATGATATTGATCTGGAGCGGCTGAAAGATTCCGAGAATATGCTGTTGAATTTAAAGGAAAGCACCGGAAGCGGCGTACGGGTGAAAGCGTATACGGATCGCAAAGAGGCGTTGCGTGGTGCAAAATACGTGATCAATGCCATTCAAGTCGGCGGATATGAGCCGTGTACAGTGACAGATTTTGAAATCCCGAAAAAATACGGTCTGCGTCAAACGATTGCGGATACGTTGGGGATCGGCGGGATTTTCCGCTCGTTGCGCACGATTCCTGTGATGCTGGATTTTGCGCGTGATATGCAGGAAGTTTGCCCGGACGCCTGGTTTTTGAACTACACCAATCCGATGGCTGTGTTGACAGGTACGATGCTTCGCTATGGCGGCATCAAAACAGTCGGGTTATGCCACAGCGTTCAGGTATGTGCGCCTCGTCTGCTTGCGGGGCTGGATATTCCGGACGATACTATCCAATGGAAAATAGCCGGCATCAATCATATGGCATGGCTGTTGGAAATCACCCGCAACGGGGAAGATTTGTATCCGGAAATTAAACGGCGGGCGGCTGAAAAGCAAAAACAGAAACACGATGACATGGTTCGCTATGAAATGATGTTCCGTTTTGGCTATTATGTGACCGAATCCTCAGAACATAACGCTGAATACCTGCCGTATTTTATCAAAAACAATTATCCGGAATTGATTGATCGATTTAACATTCCATTGGATGAATATCCGCGCCGTTGTGTAAATCAAATCGAAAGATGGAAGACGATGCGTGCGGATCTGGTCAACAATAAAAACCTTGAACACAAACGCACACATGAATACGCTTCTTATATATTGGAAGCGATGGAAACAGACCGGCCCTTTAAAATCGGCGGCAATGTATTGAACACAGGCCGGTTGATCAGCAATCTTCCGGAAAAAGCATGTGTTGAGGTGCCGTGTTTGGTTGACCGCAGCGGCATTACACCAACATATGTCGGGAATTTGCCGGAGCAGTTGGCCGGACTCAACCGTACGAATATTAACACTCAATTGTTGACGATTGAAGCAGCCATCACGGGCAAAAAGGAACATATCTACCATGCTGCCATGCTCGATCCGCATACGTCTGCCGAGTTGTCGATTGATGACATTGTAGCGCTTTGCGATGATTTGATCGAGGCACATGGCGATTGGCTGCCTAAGTTCCAATGA
- a CDS encoding methionine ABC transporter ATP-binding protein, which translates to MIKIEHVTKIYQAGKQQHTALKDVSLTVQKGEIFGIVGHSGAGKSTLLRCINFLETPDSGEVWIGDTQLSQLSKKQLQEKRREIGMIFQQFHLLSSKTVFENIAFPMRLSGAGKQKMEQRVRELADLVGITDHLQKYPGELSGGQKQRVGIARALALQPSVLLCDEATSALDPKTTQSILQLLSDINQSLGITIVLITHEMQVIRSICDRVAVIDNGIIVEQGNVNEVFLHPEHQVTKEFLEQVWDETGLSDFPIAEERQVLIRCSFFGDIAYEPILADILPRCKINFSILQGTLSHMKKRPFGRIAILLSGENDDIHAGIRQLQEKGIAVEVIQGCCKI; encoded by the coding sequence TTGATAAAGATAGAACATGTAACAAAAATCTATCAAGCGGGCAAACAGCAGCATACGGCATTGAAGGATGTTTCGTTAACGGTTCAAAAAGGTGAGATTTTTGGGATTGTAGGGCATAGCGGCGCCGGTAAGAGTACGTTGCTGCGCTGTATCAATTTTCTGGAAACGCCTGATTCAGGAGAAGTATGGATTGGCGATACGCAATTAAGCCAATTGTCGAAAAAGCAGTTGCAGGAGAAACGCCGGGAGATAGGAATGATTTTTCAACAGTTTCATTTATTGTCTTCCAAAACGGTGTTTGAGAATATTGCATTTCCCATGAGATTGAGTGGTGCGGGCAAACAAAAGATGGAACAGCGGGTACGGGAATTGGCGGATTTGGTCGGGATTACTGACCATTTGCAAAAATATCCGGGAGAGTTGAGCGGGGGCCAAAAACAGCGGGTTGGAATTGCCCGGGCGCTTGCTTTGCAGCCAAGTGTCTTGCTCTGTGATGAAGCCACATCTGCACTGGATCCGAAAACCACACAGTCGATTTTGCAATTGTTATCGGATATCAATCAGTCATTAGGAATTACCATCGTTTTGATTACACATGAGATGCAAGTGATCCGGTCGATTTGCGACAGGGTCGCAGTCATTGACAACGGTATAATTGTGGAGCAGGGAAATGTCAACGAAGTTTTTTTACATCCTGAACATCAAGTGACAAAAGAGTTTTTGGAACAAGTGTGGGATGAAACGGGACTGTCCGATTTCCCAATTGCAGAGGAGAGGCAAGTACTTATCCGCTGCTCCTTTTTTGGAGATATCGCATATGAACCGATCTTGGCAGATATATTGCCAAGATGCAAAATCAACTTCAGTATTTTGCAAGGCACGTTAAGCCATATGAAAAAACGTCCCTTTGGCAGGATTGCCATATTGCTGTCTGGCGAAAACGATGACATCCATGCGGGCATCCGACAGTTGCAAGAAAAAGGGATTGCTGTGGAGGTGATACAAGGATGCTGCAAAATCTAG
- a CDS encoding methionine ABC transporter permease, giving the protein MLQNLVWPEIWQATWETLYMTGLSVIFTTIIGLPLGILLVITGPKGLIQNQAVYQMLSVIVNILRSIPFVILLILMIPVTEVLVGQAIGVQAAIPPLVVAAAPFYARLVETSIREVDFGMIEAAQSMGANIRQIIFKVLLPEAKAGIIAGLTITTISLISYSAISGVIGGGGLGDLAIRYGYQRFELNVMLIATAILVIIVQILQMIGDRVVIRVSRRK; this is encoded by the coding sequence ATGCTGCAAAATCTAGTGTGGCCGGAGATCTGGCAGGCGACCTGGGAAACGTTGTATATGACGGGACTGTCAGTCATTTTCACAACAATCATCGGCTTGCCCTTGGGGATTCTGCTCGTGATTACGGGGCCAAAAGGATTGATACAAAATCAAGCTGTCTATCAAATGCTCAGCGTAATTGTAAATATCTTGCGTTCGATACCGTTTGTCATCCTCTTGATTTTGATGATTCCTGTAACGGAAGTATTGGTCGGACAAGCGATTGGCGTCCAAGCTGCGATTCCGCCCCTTGTAGTCGCTGCTGCGCCTTTTTATGCACGATTGGTAGAAACTTCGATACGGGAAGTAGATTTTGGAATGATTGAGGCGGCGCAGTCGATGGGAGCGAATATTCGGCAAATCATTTTTAAAGTGCTGTTGCCGGAAGCAAAAGCAGGCATCATTGCAGGTCTGACGATTACGACGATTTCCTTGATTTCCTATTCGGCGATCTCTGGCGTGATTGGCGGCGGCGGCCTTGGGGACTTGGCAATTCGTTACGGCTACCAACGTTTCGAGCTGAATGTCATGTTGATTGCTACAGCCATTCTTGTCATTATCGTACAAATTTTGCAAATGATCGGTGACCGCGTTGTCATTCGCGTGTCTCGTCGCAAATAG
- a CDS encoding MetQ/NlpA family ABC transporter substrate-binding protein, whose translation MLKAFHRIRSFQWASYLATLFIAIGLVGCGSQAGSTTSAAAANNGKEQTTVLKVGATAVPHAEILNFIKPQLKKEGVDLKVIEFNDYVQPNLQLASKQLDANYFQHIPYLDQFNKDHHLNLKWVTKVHIEPMGVYSKKYKSLDQIPNNGTIAIPNDVTNGGRALLLLADKKLIALKAGAGVNATVQDIVSNPKHLQFKELDAAMLPRVLGDVDAAVINTNYAIQAKLNPTKDALAIESANSPYANVLVVRPEDVNNPAIQKLAKALTSPEVKKFIEEKYKGAIVPAF comes from the coding sequence ATGTTAAAAGCGTTTCACAGGATTCGTTCGTTTCAATGGGCATCCTATTTGGCAACTCTATTCATAGCGATCGGCCTGGTGGGTTGTGGCAGTCAAGCCGGCAGTACAACGTCTGCCGCTGCTGCCAACAACGGCAAAGAACAGACAACTGTCCTGAAAGTAGGGGCAACGGCTGTACCACATGCTGAAATTCTTAACTTTATCAAACCACAATTGAAAAAAGAGGGCGTCGATTTAAAAGTCATAGAATTCAACGACTATGTGCAACCGAACCTGCAATTGGCAAGCAAACAATTGGACGCCAACTATTTTCAACATATTCCATACTTGGATCAATTTAATAAAGATCATCATTTGAATTTAAAATGGGTGACAAAAGTTCATATTGAACCAATGGGCGTATATTCAAAAAAATATAAAAGCCTTGATCAAATTCCGAACAATGGAACAATCGCGATTCCAAACGACGTAACAAACGGTGGACGCGCTCTGCTATTGTTGGCAGATAAAAAATTGATTGCGCTAAAAGCTGGTGCTGGAGTAAACGCAACAGTTCAAGATATTGTCAGCAACCCAAAACATTTGCAATTTAAAGAGCTGGATGCTGCGATGTTGCCGCGCGTGCTTGGCGATGTCGATGCAGCGGTCATCAATACAAACTATGCGATTCAGGCAAAATTGAATCCGACGAAAGATGCTTTGGCGATCGAGTCTGCCAATTCTCCATATGCCAACGTATTAGTGGTTCGTCCCGAAGATGTAAACAACCCTGCGATTCAAAAATTGGCAAAAGCACTCACTTCACCGGAAGTGAAAAAGTTTATTGAAGAGAAATACAAAGGTGCAATTGTTCCTGCGTTCTAA
- a CDS encoding substrate-binding domain-containing protein: MVKRKLAKVATVTAMAGLVFSLVGCGSSSSQQASSGNGGKPVKKAWKIALSNSYIGNSWRSEMVKIFEGYAKQKKAEGIISDYYVSSSGNDPQAQINEIRNMMSKGYNAILVDAASPTALAPVLNEAAKRGIVVVAFDNTVDSNKVYNVNTDQVQFGEKQAQWLADQMHGKGNILELNGVEGTTVDRDRQKGYENVLKKYPGIHVLQKGYGKWDDAATSIVINNMLNAEKGQGINGILTQGGGENAIYQALKQNNLDPTKIPMTGEMTNGFFRHMKEDGVKGIGVGQPPYLSAASLDVALDVLNGKKVEKTVMIPLPVGTYKNVDKFYAKGQPDNFFVDWTNADNTYKLKLADVLPKK; encoded by the coding sequence ATGGTGAAAAGGAAATTGGCAAAGGTTGCAACGGTTACGGCAATGGCAGGTTTGGTTTTTTCTCTTGTCGGATGTGGTTCAAGTTCCAGCCAACAGGCATCAAGCGGAAACGGAGGCAAACCTGTCAAAAAGGCTTGGAAAATCGCGCTTAGCAATTCTTACATCGGCAATTCCTGGCGCTCTGAAATGGTTAAAATCTTTGAAGGATACGCCAAGCAAAAAAAAGCGGAAGGAATCATCAGCGACTACTATGTATCCAGCTCAGGAAACGACCCCCAAGCACAGATCAATGAGATCCGCAACATGATGTCAAAGGGATACAATGCGATCTTGGTAGATGCCGCTTCTCCCACTGCGTTGGCGCCTGTACTCAATGAAGCGGCAAAACGCGGGATTGTCGTTGTCGCATTCGATAATACGGTTGATTCCAACAAGGTATACAACGTAAATACGGATCAAGTGCAGTTTGGTGAAAAACAAGCGCAATGGCTGGCTGACCAGATGCATGGCAAGGGAAATATTTTGGAATTAAACGGCGTAGAAGGCACGACTGTGGATCGGGATCGCCAAAAAGGATATGAAAACGTTTTAAAAAAATATCCGGGCATCCATGTATTGCAAAAAGGGTATGGAAAGTGGGATGACGCTGCGACATCCATTGTCATCAACAATATGTTGAATGCGGAGAAAGGCCAGGGAATCAATGGGATATTGACACAGGGCGGCGGTGAAAACGCTATCTATCAAGCTTTGAAACAAAACAATCTCGATCCGACCAAGATTCCCATGACTGGAGAAATGACAAACGGATTTTTCCGGCATATGAAAGAAGATGGTGTAAAAGGAATCGGGGTAGGGCAGCCGCCGTATTTGAGTGCGGCTTCTCTCGATGTTGCCTTGGATGTCCTGAATGGCAAAAAAGTAGAGAAGACCGTAATGATTCCATTGCCTGTCGGAACCTATAAAAATGTTGATAAATTTTATGCAAAAGGACAGCCGGATAATTTCTTTGTGGACTGGACCAATGCGGACAATACCTACAAGTTGAAACTTGCAGATGTGCTTCCTAAAAAGTAA
- a CDS encoding sugar ABC transporter ATP-binding protein, whose product MHLVNVAKTEKTEKTEKTEKTVAPLLEARGISKTYGAVRALIDADFICGVGEVHALLGENGAGKSTLVKILCGVVKPDAGVLKVRGQAIAIQSPVDANHHGIAAVFQELSLVPDLTVSENVFLGNEPKGRFNFIDFRNMRSRTVQLFEQLELDIHPDILVRDLPLSQQQLVEIAKAFAKDPDLLILDEATSALGKKEVEHVFKLVREFTRKGKSAIFISHRMDEIEEIADRATVFRDARRIEEFEIGTVTNEQMITWIAGRDLEKTFPAKTVPKSSEIVLQVENLVAGSLLQGVQLSVKKGEILGLAGLQGQGQSEFLLSLFGAYQLEQGNIKVNGHPVRFNNPADAIRLGIALVPEDRKHGGLLLPRSVRENLALMTLNRRQVIGLISEKEETIAVKKMSELLSIKSATFENAVGNLSGGNQQKAVIGKALLTQSPILLLADPTRGIDIGTKAEIYQLIRNLADEGITILLYSTELLELVGLCNRVAVFYEGRIHRILEDEQVEESVIIHAALGLE is encoded by the coding sequence GTGCATCTGGTAAACGTAGCAAAGACAGAAAAGACAGAAAAGACAGAAAAGACAGAAAAGACAGTCGCTCCATTACTGGAAGCCAGAGGAATCAGCAAAACATATGGCGCAGTCCGGGCATTGATCGATGCGGATTTCATTTGCGGAGTTGGTGAAGTTCATGCGCTTTTGGGGGAAAATGGCGCCGGGAAAAGCACGTTGGTTAAAATCTTGTGCGGTGTTGTAAAGCCGGATGCAGGAGTATTGAAAGTGCGTGGACAGGCGATCGCGATCCAGTCGCCAGTGGATGCCAATCATCATGGAATTGCAGCCGTGTTTCAAGAATTGTCATTAGTGCCAGACTTGACCGTTTCAGAAAATGTTTTTCTGGGAAATGAACCGAAGGGAAGATTCAACTTTATTGATTTTCGCAACATGCGCAGTCGTACTGTTCAACTCTTCGAACAGTTGGAACTCGACATCCATCCGGATATCCTTGTAAGGGATTTGCCGCTTTCTCAGCAACAACTTGTCGAAATTGCCAAAGCATTTGCAAAAGATCCCGACTTATTGATACTGGATGAAGCTACGTCCGCATTGGGAAAGAAGGAAGTCGAACACGTATTCAAGCTGGTTCGAGAATTTACGCGCAAAGGAAAATCCGCCATTTTTATCTCTCACCGAATGGATGAAATCGAAGAAATTGCAGATCGTGCCACAGTATTTCGCGATGCCAGAAGAATTGAAGAGTTTGAAATCGGAACTGTTACCAACGAGCAAATGATCACCTGGATTGCCGGGCGAGACTTGGAAAAAACATTTCCGGCAAAAACAGTTCCAAAGTCATCGGAAATCGTATTGCAAGTGGAAAATTTGGTCGCCGGATCTCTGTTGCAAGGTGTTCAATTGTCTGTAAAAAAAGGTGAAATTCTAGGTTTGGCCGGATTGCAGGGACAGGGACAAAGCGAGTTTTTGCTTAGCTTGTTCGGAGCGTATCAATTGGAACAAGGAAATATAAAAGTAAACGGTCATCCCGTTCGATTCAACAATCCGGCAGACGCGATTCGTTTGGGAATTGCTCTTGTACCTGAAGATCGAAAACATGGCGGACTGCTCTTGCCGCGATCTGTGCGGGAAAATCTGGCGCTCATGACACTCAATCGCCGTCAGGTAATCGGTTTGATTTCCGAAAAAGAAGAAACAATCGCTGTGAAAAAAATGAGTGAATTGCTCTCCATTAAATCAGCGACATTTGAGAATGCAGTCGGAAATTTAAGCGGCGGCAATCAACAGAAAGCGGTAATCGGCAAGGCGCTTTTGACACAGTCCCCGATTCTGCTGCTTGCGGACCCTACGAGGGGGATCGACATCGGCACCAAAGCGGAAATCTATCAACTGATCCGCAATCTGGCAGATGAAGGAATCACGATCCTATTGTATTCGACAGAGTTATTGGAACTGGTCGGCCTTTGCAACCGTGTGGCGGTATTTTATGAAGGCCGCATTCATCGGATTTTGGAAGACGAGCAAGTGGAAGAGTCTGTAATTATTCATGCAGCATTAGGGCTTGAGTAA
- a CDS encoding ABC transporter permease, whose amino-acid sequence MFSFVRNNSVQINIRKNQESILAYVILLIVLVLFAVFQNDFFTKYGPQSLFNQVISLCIATFGQTLVILTAGIDLSVGAIIGLTNSIAATVMVPIIHGVGNEWVGILLTCVLVVVVGTLAGYINAAIIVFGRLQPIIVTLATSSVYTGIALYVRPTPGGKVPDNFTEYLTGRLIEYIPVSAIVLCMFIAVAWIPIRRSRLGQSLYAVGGNENSAYVSGILVGKTKLLAYTLSGFFSACAGILLTAQTASGDPLGSDMFTLNSIAAVVLGGTSLFGGKGGYLGSVAGASILSLIVGLLIFWNVSSFYQELVRGLILILAIAVGTLQARRRKRSLARTS is encoded by the coding sequence ATGTTTTCATTTGTAAGAAACAATTCCGTTCAAATCAATATTCGAAAAAATCAGGAAAGCATTCTGGCATATGTCATTTTGTTGATTGTTCTTGTACTTTTTGCCGTATTCCAGAATGATTTTTTTACAAAATACGGCCCACAATCGTTGTTCAATCAAGTGATTTCATTGTGTATTGCGACATTTGGGCAAACGCTTGTCATCTTGACGGCAGGTATTGATTTATCTGTGGGGGCGATCATCGGATTGACCAATTCGATTGCAGCTACTGTCATGGTTCCCATCATCCATGGCGTAGGGAACGAATGGGTCGGAATTTTGTTGACGTGTGTTCTCGTCGTAGTTGTCGGCACATTGGCAGGATATATCAATGCGGCTATTATCGTCTTTGGCCGTTTGCAGCCGATTATCGTCACATTGGCAACTTCATCGGTTTATACGGGGATCGCTCTTTATGTCCGGCCGACTCCCGGAGGAAAAGTTCCAGACAACTTTACGGAATATTTGACGGGCAGGCTTATCGAGTATATACCAGTTTCGGCCATTGTATTATGCATGTTTATCGCTGTCGCCTGGATTCCCATTCGGCGGTCACGTCTGGGACAATCCCTCTATGCGGTTGGAGGAAACGAAAATTCAGCCTACGTATCGGGGATTTTGGTGGGAAAGACAAAACTCTTGGCCTATACGTTATCCGGATTTTTCTCGGCATGTGCAGGTATTTTGTTGACAGCGCAGACTGCATCCGGAGATCCTCTTGGTTCTGATATGTTTACGTTAAATTCCATTGCTGCAGTGGTTTTAGGCGGCACGAGTTTGTTTGGGGGAAAAGGCGGATATCTCGGATCCGTGGCAGGCGCAAGTATTTTATCATTAATTGTCGGGTTATTGATCTTCTGGAACGTTTCCTCCTTTTATCAAGAACTGGTTCGCGGTCTGATCCTAATTCTTGCGATCGCTGTCGGAACATTGCAAGCAAGACGGCGCAAGCGAAGCCTTGCCCGTACCAGTTAG
- a CDS encoding ABC transporter permease, protein MLPVVTESRLLSPWKKIRASVVLKVYLTAIALYIVSGLMERNYFTLQHLMDTLVLASFLGIVAMGQTLVILTGGIDLSISYVLNFGAVMMTQMTTEHGGIAAAVIVCLTGLVIGVLNGIGVAYFNISPLIMTLGMNSVVKGLSLIYTNGTPKGSAPHWLRFLGTGSILGIRTAILVWILLTLAVVVLLMKTTFGRRIYALGNNPYTSYLSGVNNKRITISVYALSSLFAVLAGMMMTGFSGLSYLGMGDMLLLPSVAAVVIGGTSILGGMGGYLGTFAGAVIIYILQSILTIVHMQDAGRQILYGLVILVVLFLYGRDSKRN, encoded by the coding sequence ATGTTGCCTGTAGTGACAGAAAGCAGACTGCTTTCGCCTTGGAAAAAGATTCGGGCAAGTGTAGTGCTCAAAGTATATTTGACTGCGATTGCATTATATATTGTCTCTGGTCTTATGGAACGAAATTACTTTACATTGCAGCATCTCATGGATACATTGGTTTTGGCTTCCTTTCTCGGGATTGTGGCCATGGGGCAGACATTGGTGATTTTGACCGGCGGTATCGATTTGTCGATTAGTTATGTATTGAATTTTGGCGCTGTCATGATGACGCAAATGACAACCGAACACGGAGGCATCGCTGCGGCTGTCATCGTCTGCCTGACAGGCTTGGTGATCGGAGTGTTAAATGGGATTGGCGTAGCGTATTTCAATATATCGCCACTGATTATGACGCTAGGAATGAATAGTGTGGTCAAAGGACTTTCTTTAATTTATACAAACGGCACGCCAAAAGGATCGGCACCCCATTGGCTGCGTTTTTTGGGCACAGGTTCCATTTTGGGCATTCGGACAGCCATCCTTGTATGGATTCTATTGACACTAGCCGTTGTTGTACTGCTAATGAAAACTACCTTTGGCCGGCGTATTTACGCACTGGGGAACAATCCGTACACATCGTATTTGTCTGGTGTCAACAATAAAAGAATCACTATTTCCGTCTACGCGCTAAGCAGTTTGTTTGCAGTCCTCGCCGGCATGATGATGACGGGGTTTTCCGGTCTTAGTTATCTGGGAATGGGGGATATGCTGCTGCTTCCGTCGGTTGCCGCTGTCGTCATCGGAGGGACTTCCATACTTGGCGGCATGGGGGGATATTTAGGAACGTTTGCCGGGGCGGTCATCATCTATATTTTGCAGAGTATCTTGACAATCGTTCATATGCAAGATGCAGGTCGACAAATTCTTTATGGCTTGGTCATTCTTGTTGTCCTGTTTTTATACGGCAGGGATAGCAAGAGAAACTAG